The Streptomyces lienomycini sequence TGGGTCGCGGCGTAGCGGCCGGGGTGGCGCAGGGCGTACGCGCGGTAGGCGCCCGCGAACGCGACCAGCGCCTCCTTCCCGGCCCGGCCGGCCACCGCCTGCGCGATCTCGTCGATCAGCTCGCCGCCGGCCAGCAGCGCCACCCGCACGCGCAGGTCCTGGAGGCCGCGGACGTGCGTGTACAGACTGGCGTCCCGCACCCCGAAGTGCCGGGCGAGCGCGGAGACCGTGACGGCCTCGAACCCGGCCTCGTCGGCGAGATCGGCGGCGGCCGCGACGACGCGGTCCGTGGTGAGACCCACTCGGGGCATGGGCCACCTTCCGGCTTCCTAGGGCTCCTAGGTTTCATGCTAGGCCAGCGCGAGCACCCCGCGCACGAACGCGTTGGTGAACTTCCCCGCCGGGTCCAGCGCCCCGGCCAGCGCCCGGAAGTCGGCCAGCCGCGGGTAGAGGGCGCGCAGCTCGTCCGCCGGGGTCGTGAACACCTTGCCCCAGTGCGGGCGGGCCGCGAACGGGGCGAGCGCCTCCTCCAGCCGCCCCACCACCGGCAGCACCGCCGCCGTGTCCTCGACCCACGTGAAGTGCGCGGCCACGGTGTCCCGGCCGTAGGAGGGGCTCAGCCACTGCGCGTCGGCGGCGACCGTGCGGATCTCGCAGGTCTGCAGCACCGGCGCGAGCACGTCGCGTATCGCGTCCACCGCGTGCAGGGCGGCCAGGGCGTGCTCCCGCGGCATCAGGTACTCCGACTGGAGTTCGGCACCGCTGCTGGGCGTGAACTCGGCGCGGAAGTGCGGCAGCCGCTCGTGCCAGGGCCCCGGCACGCCGAACTGCTCCGTGCAGTTCACCGCGGGCATGCCCGGCACCGGATGCATCTTCCCGGTGGCCCCTTGCGCGTACGGGAAGTCCGGCAGCGGCCGGTCGGTGCGACGCTTCAGCCACACCTGCCGGAAGCCCGGCGCCCGCCAGTCGGTGAACAGGCTGACGCTGTACGCCGCCCCCATCACCGCGTCGAACGTCGCCGTGTCCAGGCCGGCCAGCGGCAGCTCGGTGAAGACGTGCTGCTCCACCTCGTAGGCCGGCTCCAGGTCGAGGGTGAGCGCGGTCACCACGCCCAGCGCGCCCAGCGAGGTCACCGCGCCGCCGAACCGCTCCTCGCCCCGCGCGACGGTCACCGTCGAACCGTCGGCGGTTACCAGCTCCACCTCGCGCACCACCGACGCCAGCGAACCGTTGCCCACCCCGGAGCCGTGCGTGCCGGTCGCCACCGAACCGGCGACCGAGATGTGCGGCAGCGACGCCATGTTCGCCAGCGCCAGCCCCCGCGCGTGCACCAGCCGGGCCAGCTCCGCGTACCGCACGCCGCCGCCGACCCGCACCGTACGGGCGCCCGTGTCCACGTCCACCTCGGACGGCAGGTCCGCCAGCGACAGCAGGACGCCCTCCGGACCCGGCTCGGCGATCTCGTTGAACGAGTGCCCGCTGCCCAGCACCCGCACCCGGCCGCCGTCCGCCACCAGGGCCCGCAGGGCGTCCAGGGACCGCGGCCGCAGCAGCTCCTTGGCCGTGTACGTGATGTTGCCCGCCCAGTTGGTCACCGTGATGTCGCTCATGGTGCGGAAACCTACCCGGCACGCCTGGAGGGGGCCCCGGGCGGGAAGCCGCTCCGGCGGGGGCATACCGTGAGAAGTCGAACGCCGGAGCTGGGAGGAGACACGGGATGGACAGCCGTACCGCGCTGGTCGAGGATCTGATGGAGCGGTTCCCGAACGTACCGCGCGAGGCAGTCTTCAAGGAGGACCTGCTGCGGGGCGGTGTCGCCTTCGACCCCTCCGCGCTGAGCGACAACGAGGACGGCGAGGTCAAGCCGAAGTCGTACTTCATCTTCTCCTTCGACCACGGCACCCTGCCCGAGCTGGGCGAGGCCGCCCTGCGCCGCCCGCCCGAGGAGATCATCCTCACCGGCGGCCCCTACGACCTGCGCCGCACCGTCGTCTCGGTCCGCGTGAACCCGGCCTCCCCCTACCGCGTCGCCGCCGACGAGGAGGGCCGGCTCGGCCTCTACCTCGACGGCAGGCGCATCTCCGACGTCGGCGTGCCGCCGATGCCGGAGTACTACCGGCACAAGCTCTCCAACGGGAAGTCCGTCATGGAGGTGGCCCCGACCATCCAGTGGGGCTACCTGATCTACCTCACCGCGTTCCGCGTCTGCCAGTACTTCGGCGCCAAGGAGGAGTGCCAGTACTGCGACATCAACCACAACTGGCGCCAGCACAAGGCGGCCGGGCGGCCGTACACGGGCGTGAAGGACGTCGACGAGGTCCTCGAGGCGCTGGAGATCATCGACAAGTACGACACCGCCAAGATCTCCACCGCGTACACGCTCACCGGCGGCGCGATCACGTCGAAGGTCCAGGGCCTGGACGAGGCCGACTTCTACGGGCGGTACGCGAAGGCCATCGAGGAGCACTTCCCCGGCCGCTGGATCGGCAAGGTCGTCGCCCAGGCCCTGCCCAAGCCCGACGTCCAGCGCTTCAAGGACTACGGCGTGCAGATCTACCACCCCAACTTCGAGGTGTGGGACGAGTACCTGTTCAAGATGTACTGCCCCG is a genomic window containing:
- a CDS encoding TetR/AcrR family transcriptional regulator, giving the protein MPRVGLTTDRVVAAAADLADEAGFEAVTVSALARHFGVRDASLYTHVRGLQDLRVRVALLAGGELIDEIAQAVAGRAGKEALVAFAGAYRAYALRHPGRYAATQIRVDESLVATVADSPAMRRTAEITHGMLRAYGLGEPDLTDAVRLLRSTFHGYCALEAGGGFGAPRDVRASWDKAVDALHVALENWPREERAAG
- a CDS encoding FAD-binding protein, which codes for MSDITVTNWAGNITYTAKELLRPRSLDALRALVADGGRVRVLGSGHSFNEIAEPGPEGVLLSLADLPSEVDVDTGARTVRVGGGVRYAELARLVHARGLALANMASLPHISVAGSVATGTHGSGVGNGSLASVVREVELVTADGSTVTVARGEERFGGAVTSLGALGVVTALTLDLEPAYEVEQHVFTELPLAGLDTATFDAVMGAAYSVSLFTDWRAPGFRQVWLKRRTDRPLPDFPYAQGATGKMHPVPGMPAVNCTEQFGVPGPWHERLPHFRAEFTPSSGAELQSEYLMPREHALAALHAVDAIRDVLAPVLQTCEIRTVAADAQWLSPSYGRDTVAAHFTWVEDTAAVLPVVGRLEEALAPFAARPHWGKVFTTPADELRALYPRLADFRALAGALDPAGKFTNAFVRGVLALA
- a CDS encoding radical SAM protein → MDSRTALVEDLMERFPNVPREAVFKEDLLRGGVAFDPSALSDNEDGEVKPKSYFIFSFDHGTLPELGEAALRRPPEEIILTGGPYDLRRTVVSVRVNPASPYRVAADEEGRLGLYLDGRRISDVGVPPMPEYYRHKLSNGKSVMEVAPTIQWGYLIYLTAFRVCQYFGAKEECQYCDINHNWRQHKAAGRPYTGVKDVDEVLEALEIIDKYDTAKISTAYTLTGGAITSKVQGLDEADFYGRYAKAIEEHFPGRWIGKVVAQALPKPDVQRFKDYGVQIYHPNFEVWDEYLFKMYCPGKERYVGRDEWHKRILDSTEVFGARNVIPNFVAGVEMAEPFGFKTVDEAIASTTEGLRFFMSHGITPRFTTWCPEPTTPLGKTNPDGAPLEYHIRLLQAYRQTMDDFGLSSPPGYGPPGAGNAVFSVSSFMDSLPEDAPVEV